A window of the Candidatus Methylarchaceae archaeon HK02M2 genome harbors these coding sequences:
- a CDS encoding LLM class flavin-dependent oxidoreductase has translation MNLSIGLTTNASYKKVRWLATLAKETRLYRIWIGEDIDSLHNVFTLTSIFLLKTSFTKVGIGITSPLIRNITTIARAAAGLIELDSEERFILGLGIGGLQDLSKKGLVIKNPLQILRNANDILKRIWFGEKVTSKEGFVLDGYSARSKLKIPIYFGARGPKLLELAGEIADGVIISGPRSYLEKATNIVKKGLEKSKNPYRNFNIVVWLPTVLIKDGKGIAIAKEVVSIIISDTPKKVLELSGIDDMRIRKVRDAILKFGIKRASELVTEDLIRDFSISGNAQQICEELKSFKEFGVDEVVFGPPYGLNWQSSIVNVLEAWK, from the coding sequence TTGAATTTAAGTATAGGCCTGACTACAAACGCGAGTTATAAAAAAGTAAGATGGTTAGCTACTTTAGCTAAAGAAACGAGATTATATAGAATTTGGATAGGGGAAGATATTGATAGTTTACATAACGTTTTCACTTTAACAAGCATATTTCTATTGAAAACAAGCTTCACAAAGGTTGGCATAGGAATAACTAGCCCATTAATTCGCAATATCACAACCATTGCTCGAGCTGCAGCAGGATTGATTGAGCTTGACTCTGAAGAGAGATTTATACTAGGATTGGGCATAGGTGGTCTTCAAGACTTGTCCAAAAAGGGCTTAGTCATTAAAAACCCTTTACAGATTTTAAGAAATGCTAATGATATTCTAAAAAGGATTTGGTTTGGCGAAAAGGTAACTTCTAAAGAAGGATTTGTACTTGATGGTTACTCAGCTAGAAGTAAATTAAAGATTCCTATTTATTTTGGAGCTAGAGGTCCTAAATTACTTGAACTGGCGGGTGAAATAGCTGATGGCGTAATCATAAGCGGACCTAGATCGTATCTAGAAAAGGCAACTAACATAGTTAAAAAAGGATTAGAAAAAAGTAAAAATCCATACAGGAATTTTAACATAGTAGTATGGCTTCCGACAGTTTTAATTAAAGATGGTAAAGGGATAGCCATTGCAAAGGAGGTAGTTTCTATAATAATTTCTGATACGCCTAAAAAAGTATTAGAGCTTTCTGGGATCGACGATATGAGAATAAGGAAAGTTCGTGATGCAATCTTAAAATTTGGTATAAAAAGGGCATCAGAATTGGTTACAGAAGATCTTATAAGAGATTTTAGTATTTCTGGCAATGCTCAACAAATTTGTGAAGAATTAAAATCTTTTAAAGAATTTGGAGTGGATGAAGTTGTCTTCGGCCCTCCTTACGGATTGAATTGGCAAAGTTCTATCGTAAATGTATTAGAGGCGTGGAAATAG
- a CDS encoding LLM class flavin-dependent oxidoreductase translates to MKYSLHLNSESKIDRIVQKGIEAERLGLDSIWICDMPSQRYVPIVASAIASRTSKIQIGLGFSPFLHTCHQIVSAFYSLISAYGERFELCLVPGDRNQLQKVGVFRFKSVRDRILKAKVEIMKKSEEQGLNFEISLGAQGPKMLRIASSFDSLHLNFCSPRIIEWAKSEIGSIENFFQVGIFAPSYIYDIFDQDIYELLYRSAKAVILGSSDRFLKILGFYEELYGFDGRPDNSFFERIPLKIIKEFSISMPSKKLKEYILTIKNLGVTNIVFSYPQDYSIDTIRDLAKSLNK, encoded by the coding sequence ATGAAGTATAGCCTTCACCTAAATTCAGAGAGTAAAATAGATCGAATAGTTCAAAAAGGTATAGAGGCTGAACGTTTAGGATTGGATTCAATTTGGATTTGCGATATGCCTAGCCAGAGATATGTGCCCATAGTTGCTTCTGCGATAGCATCAAGGACCAGTAAAATTCAGATTGGATTGGGTTTCAGTCCATTTTTGCATACTTGCCATCAGATTGTAAGTGCTTTTTACTCTTTAATCAGTGCTTATGGGGAGCGTTTTGAACTTTGTCTAGTGCCAGGAGATAGGAATCAACTTCAAAAGGTTGGAGTTTTCCGATTTAAAAGTGTTCGAGATCGCATTCTTAAAGCTAAGGTTGAGATAATGAAAAAGTCTGAAGAACAAGGATTGAATTTCGAAATTTCACTTGGTGCCCAAGGTCCCAAGATGCTTAGAATCGCTTCTTCATTTGATAGTTTACATCTTAATTTCTGCTCGCCACGTATTATCGAGTGGGCTAAAAGTGAAATCGGAAGTATAGAAAATTTTTTTCAAGTAGGAATCTTTGCACCCTCCTATATTTATGATATCTTCGATCAAGATATATATGAGCTTCTTTACAGATCCGCAAAAGCTGTCATTTTGGGCTCTTCAGATAGATTTTTAAAGATTTTAGGATTCTATGAGGAGTTGTATGGATTTGATGGCAGACCGGATAACTCCTTTTTTGAAAGAATTCCTCTAAAGATAATAAAAGAGTTTTCAATATCTATGCCTTCTAAAAAACTCAAAGAGTATATCTTGACAATCAAAAATCTAGGTGTTACGAATATCGTCTTCTCATATCCTCAAGATTATTCGATTGACACTATACGTGATTTGGCGAAATCCCTAAATAAATAA
- the afpA gene encoding archaeoflavoprotein AfpA: MSEKRLTTKIAWGISGSGDYMPETVQVMKKIVKSGDVKVAIFLSKSAVMVLKWYGLFNELESISPRIMVEKGPNEPFIAGPLQLGKFKFLLIAPATANTVAKIVNGIADTLITNAVSQANKGNVPIYILPVDQETETKNVTTILPNGEKFELTMRDIDLENTRKLKRMKGITVITRPLEIEKILKRYMT, from the coding sequence TTGAGCGAAAAAAGGCTTACTACAAAGATTGCATGGGGGATATCCGGTTCAGGAGATTATATGCCTGAAACGGTTCAAGTTATGAAGAAGATAGTAAAAAGTGGCGATGTAAAGGTTGCAATATTTTTATCAAAATCAGCAGTCATGGTTTTAAAATGGTACGGTTTATTTAATGAATTGGAAAGTATATCTCCAAGAATTATGGTAGAAAAAGGACCTAACGAACCTTTCATAGCAGGTCCGCTACAATTAGGGAAGTTCAAATTTCTTTTAATAGCTCCTGCAACTGCAAATACAGTTGCGAAGATAGTCAATGGGATAGCGGACACTTTAATAACGAATGCAGTCTCACAGGCTAATAAAGGTAATGTACCGATTTACATACTACCTGTAGACCAAGAAACAGAAACTAAAAATGTAACAACTATTCTCCCTAATGGAGAGAAATTTGAATTAACGATGAGAGACATCGATCTAGAGAACACAAGGAAGCTGAAAAGAATGAAAGGAATAACGGTTATAACTAGGCCTCTAGAGATTGAGAAGATATTAAAAAGATATATGACATAA
- a CDS encoding cofactor-independent phosphoglycerate mutase has translation MADHPLEELGGKTPLQIANHPNMDFISSRGLCGSLETVPQGLDIGTDVAIMSILGYNPKNFSVGRGPLEAASMGVKLGQDDLALRCNLVTVKENILIDYSAGHISTEEAKELIGCISEAYRRAGEIEFFTGVGYRHLLVLRGSRYSDKILCTPPHDALGSSIFKILIIPTDERGTKTTQTLNEMIINSKDILSNHPINMRRVKEGMKPANTIWPWGQGRMLNFQPFFDIHAVRGAVISAVDIVNGIGVFAGMNIIRVPGATGYYDTNYEGKADYALKSLEDHDFTLVHVEAPDEASHIGDYNLKIRTIEDLDKRLIGRLLNRLEADHTIGILSDHATLTDLRVHARGPVPFAIFSTLQHNGDDIMHFNEFSVKKGSLGIIKGEDFMPLFLRKNP, from the coding sequence ATGGCAGACCACCCATTAGAAGAGTTGGGTGGAAAAACACCTTTACAAATAGCAAATCATCCAAACATGGATTTTATATCATCTAGGGGCTTATGCGGAAGTTTGGAGACCGTGCCTCAAGGGTTGGATATAGGAACAGATGTGGCAATTATGTCTATATTAGGATATAACCCAAAAAATTTTTCTGTAGGAAGAGGGCCTTTGGAAGCAGCTAGTATGGGGGTTAAACTTGGTCAAGACGATCTGGCTTTGAGATGTAACCTTGTAACTGTGAAAGAAAATATTTTGATAGACTACTCAGCAGGTCATATCTCAACCGAAGAGGCTAAAGAGCTGATCGGATGTATCAGTGAAGCGTATAGAAGAGCTGGAGAGATCGAGTTCTTTACAGGTGTAGGCTATAGGCATCTGCTAGTACTAAGAGGAAGTAGATATTCAGATAAGATCTTATGCACACCACCTCATGATGCTTTAGGCAGTTCAATTTTTAAAATTCTTATAATACCAACTGATGAGAGAGGCACAAAGACGACCCAAACACTTAATGAGATGATTATTAATTCTAAAGATATACTCTCTAACCATCCGATCAACATGAGAAGGGTTAAAGAAGGTATGAAACCTGCAAATACGATATGGCCTTGGGGTCAGGGGAGAATGTTAAACTTTCAACCTTTTTTTGATATCCACGCAGTCAGAGGCGCTGTAATCTCTGCAGTCGATATTGTCAATGGCATAGGAGTTTTCGCAGGTATGAATATTATACGAGTCCCTGGCGCTACGGGCTATTACGACACCAATTACGAAGGTAAAGCGGACTATGCACTAAAAAGCCTCGAAGATCATGACTTTACATTAGTTCATGTAGAAGCGCCTGATGAAGCTAGCCACATTGGTGATTACAACTTGAAGATAAGAACTATAGAGGATTTGGATAAAAGATTGATTGGTAGATTACTGAATCGTCTTGAGGCTGATCACACCATCGGAATTTTATCGGATCATGCTACTCTTACAGATTTGAGAGTTCATGCAAGAGGCCCCGTTCCTTTCGCCATATTCTCAACATTACAACATAATGGGGACGATATTATGCATTTTAATGAATTTTCAGTTAAAAAAGGATCCTTAGGGATAATAAAAGGAGAGGATTTCATGCCTCTTTTTCTTAGAAAGAATCCTTAA